The genomic segment TGATCGTGTTTCTTTTCATCGACACCGAGTAACAACAAGAGTCGTCGTTCGACTTTACCGATTTTATCAATCTGACGATCAGCGATCGGTGCGAAGTGCGTACCGATATAGCGACCGAGCAAGACCGCCGCACAGAGTGCGATGACGAGTAGGATCCAAAATTGGATCATGAATTGAGTCCACATGTTTTTCTTTTCTCCCTATGCGATTAGAATTTTTCTGGATAGAGCAGACAATAGCCGAGATATAAAAAGACAAGACAACCGGTCACAAGTAAAAACCATGTCATCTCCGGTCACCTGCTTGCCACTGGACCTGTTCAATCAATCGAATCATCAAAAACGAACTTCCAAAAAACAGTCCGAGTAATCCAATAACACAAAGTTCTCCCATGTTGAAATAACCTCCATATTATTCAATATTTTTACAATTAAACACGACAAAAAGACGATGTGAGGCAGTAACGGCCCCAGCATCGCCTTTAAAAATTGGCATCACTGAATAAGAGTCGTTCCCTCCTAAAACGCCTGCGAGGTTAGCTGTCGGATTCGGGCATACCTAGGATTTCGCCCTACTTCTCTAATCGAGAAGATTCACCCCGTGTCACGTGTCGTGACGGTTGGGTCCCCCGCTTCAATCATGAACTCGGCGTACTTTGAGATCGAAGCATTAACATGTTAGTGTTCGTTGATGAGATGGATATTACTCCGATTATTTGAGGTTGTAAAGCGAATTTCCTAAAAAAATATAGTCAGACTTTTTGATGACTTCTTTTACAAAAATAGTGTTTTCGACATATGGTTATAGAAGAAAAAAAACCGTAGAAATCGGTTCCTTCATCTGAATGAGAACATCCCTTCAGTGAGAAAACAATCTACGGTTTTTTTGAAAAAAGCACTTCTTATGATTGCTCATTCAATTTAGCTTGGACCGTCAAAGGAGCTAGCATTGTCACCCACAGGGCAACCACTCCAGAAACAAGAATCACAATATCGCGTTCGAATCCGAGGGTCAACAACGTAATACAACTTGCGACCAGTACGAGACAGAGCGTCGCGATCATGACATGACGCGATTGTTTCAACATTTTTCTCATGTGGCATCTCTCCTTTCCTTCCAGACTCGCTTACTATTTTAACAAAGATCGGGTCGCTTGTGGGGCGGTGACACGGGATTGACGATGCTTTGTGACGGAACTGTCATCTGAAAGTTTACGTTTTCGGCGCTTCAGACATTCATTTGGTACACTGTTAGGTAAGACAGGTTAAGGGGGAATTTTTTTGTTACACGAACACTCATTCACACGCGTCGACGGTACGACAGCGACGTTAGACGACTACAAAGGACAAGCTTGGCTGATCGTCAACACCGCCAGTAAATGCGGCTTGACGCCACAATTCGAGGGACTCGAACACCTGCATCAAACGTATCGCGATCAGGGTCTCGTCGTTCTCGGTTTCCCGTGTAATCAATTTGCTGAACAGGATCCGGGCACGGATGAAGAAATCCAAGAATTTTGCCAAATCAACTACGGTGTCACGTTTCCCGTCTTCTCAAAAGTCGAAGTCAATGGTGAACAGGCCCATCCCTTATTCGCTGAATTAAAAGCAGCCGCACCAAACGCAGACGGTGCGGACGACGTCGAATGGAACTTCACGAAGTTCCTCGTCACGCGAGATGGTGAAGTGACACGTTTTTCACCGAAGACGAACCCAACGGATTTGACCGCTGCAATCGAACGCTTACTCGTACGTGTTTGATAAAAAAACGAGGCTCAGGCCTAACGGAACAGCCAGCAAAAAGCTTCAGTCAGTTTACACATACGAAGAAAAATAGCGACTTCGTCGAACTTACGCAAAGAAGGGATTGCACATCTTATCGAGATGGCAATCCCTTCTGTTTAATCATTGCTTTCAAAAGTAACTCATTATGCCCCAGCCTGATTTTTTCTTTTTAAGGAGTCCCCGGTTCGAGGTGTCCTTTAATCATCTCTTCCGCGAGACGTGTCACGTCCTCGATATCACGCATTTCTGTAAACGAATGTCCCCAGACGTCAAGCTGCTCGATTTCTTCAATCGGTTGTGTGCTGAAGCGTTCGCCCGTCGGTTCAAATGAACTGGCGATCGTCGACTCAAACGCGGCATACTTTAATAACCACGGTTTGTCCGTCAACAACTTCACGACTTGCTTCGGTTGTTTGAACGCGACGTCGCCGACCAGTACGACGGGGTCAAATCGCTCATGAAGTGGGTGTGTATATTGGACAGACACGACGAGCGCATGCTGGACATGCTTGTCATTTTGTCGGATATACGACCGCGTCAAAAAATGCGGGACAAGTGACTCGGCACTATCTTTTGTCTGATGGATGCTTAAGCCATGCTCGGTCTGTACAAGATCAGGAAGAATCGGTTCGTACCCTCGATTCGCCAACTGCTGGTCCAGCTCTTTAAATAATAATAGTGTATGTTCGACGAGTGCCCGCACTTGACGAAATGACAGTTGAATCGATTGATTGATCATGAATGTGACCTGCCTTCCAAATGATATGGTAATATATAGTCTTTTACCCAGCTTAGACTGGCTTCATTCCTATTCTTTGAAAATCGTGCTAAGATTTCGAATTCACGTAGTTAATCGACGGGTGATTTGTTCAGCACGACGGGCGAGACGCAAACGGGATAATTCGCTGTCTAACGTGACGCATTCATCAGCATCATGAATCGATTCACAAATTAAAGCTAGCGCGTATCGACGTTCGACATGACCAGCAAGTATCACGCATGGTACTAAAGCTTCATTCGCCCGCTCGGCGACGATTGCGGGTAACTTCCCTAGTGCCGTTTGTGCATCCACTTTCCCTTCCCCTGTCCAAACGTAATCTGCCGCTTCAAGGCGTTGATCAAACTTAATCTGATTCAACAAAAAGAGTGCTCCGGAAAAGATATCCGCCCCTAATGCCGCAGCAGCTCCACCTAACCCGCCTGCAGCACCAGCACCTGCGACTTCGTTGACACCGAGTATGTTACCGATTCGTTCGAGATGAACATCGAGCACATCAATCTCTCGCGCCGTCAACCCCTTTTGTGGTCCGAATACTTTCGCTGCCCCATGCTTTCCGGCATAAGCAGCTGTTACATCTGCCAATACGTGAAGTTTGACGGCAAGCTTTGGCAAGATGATGTGTTCCGTCTCGAGTAAAGGGTTGTCCGTCCAAGTAATCGGTTGACTTCGTCCGTCAAGCAACACTGCACCGAGTTCATACAAAAATCCAAGCCCTCCATCCGTCGTCCCTGTCCCACCGAGTGCCAAAAAAATTTCTGTTGCCCCTGCATCCATCGCGCGGAGCACGAGTCGTCCGACGCCTCTCGTATGAAGAGTGATCGGTGAATCGGTTGCTCTGACCTGCCCAAGACCACAAACTCTCGCCACCTCGATGATGGCTTGTTCATTTTTTCTGGCATATTGTGCCCGAATCGGACGACCTGCTAAATCGATTGTTTCTGCTTCTGCTTGAACAAAGTCGTTCGCAAACAGCATCTCAAGTGTTCCTTCTCCTCCATCTGCTCCCGGGCTCCAGTCAATCGTCGCCTCTCGATCCCCTTGTAAAATCCCGTTTTGGACGGCCAATGCTACTTCCTCCGATGTCAAACTGCCTTTGAAACTATCGCTGATGATAAAATGATGCATCCGTTATCCCTCCTGACGTTTTTGATTCAATCGGACATCGTTTTTTGATTCCGCTTCCAGTTAATGTTATTATGGACTTAATTTTCATAATATTTTTTTGTTTGAAGAAATTATTTTCTTACAGGAGGTCTGTCGCATGGAACGCTGTTCGCTTTGTGGAACACTTTTAAAATCACAGGATACAGCTTGCTCCCATTGCCAGCATCCTGTGACTGAAAAAAAACGATTACATATGTCATCCACTTCATCGTCACACGTATCAAAGAAACGACATCCTCTGCTTTGGACGATTGCTGTCATGACGGTTTTAGTTCTCTCTTTTGGTGCCTGGTCTTGGTTCGGTCCGACGACGGCAACGAAGATCGACAATCCGTCGAACGTCCAACCAATCGCCTTATCTGAATGGACAGATGAGGACAGTGCTTATAATCAAACGTATTCAAAAGAGAATCCACCGACTTCATATGAAGTCCTAAAATTCGTTCGCCAATATACACAAACAATTCCGGAGCACGTGACGTACTCCTCTACAACCGATTCGCTTGAAACGTTTGCTGCGATTCAGTTCACGACGCTTGAGGCATTCCAGTCAGAGTTCGATGCCCTTCAAGCAATTGTCGCCGTAAGCGATCACCCGATCACGCCGCTCCCGCATACGATTGATTTCGATCAGTTCTACTCAAAAGGAACGACGTTCGAAGTCGAGACGACAGAAACGTATAAAATCGCTACCGTTCCGGAAAATCAGTTCGTGACGTATGACGTTCACTATACGGTTCGCCTGCATACCGACCACCTTCAAATCACAAACATTACGCGAAAGGAGGTCAACGCATGAAACGATTACTCTTATTGATGCCCTTCTTTTTGATTGGCTGTACATCAGATCCAACACAGATTCAAGATGAGCTGGAACACTATCAATATACAAAAGCTGTCGATTTATCGACCGATCAAGACGAGATGAACGAGCCCGCCCGTTTGATGGTGCAGCTCGAACAGGCCTTAGCGAGCTATCGTTTGCAGGATGTCGTGACGATTTCAAAAAAATTGAACAGCTTAATCTTCCGGATGATCACACTGTTCGTGAACGGGCCGTCTCAATCCGTCTTGGTGTCGATGCGTTGTTACAGGACCTGTCGCGCCTCGAAGCGACCTACCGAGTCGATCGCAGTCTGTTGGATACAGGAGTGTCCGAAGAAAAATTTGACGGACAAGGCGACATCGAAATTCGATTCGATGACGAACACTCCCTGATTGCGACCTTCTTCTATGATGACTTCGGCATGAAAGAAGCACCACGGCAAGGAACAGACGAAATCCGTTTCGAACCAGATTTGACGGCCCGCGTCCCTTTATCAGAAGGTGTCATCTCTTACCGCTTCATCCGCACGACCTTAAAAATCACATATGAAGGCCCCGGCGGAAAACGGATTTATTACTTGAAGCAACTAAAAGATGATGCGTAAACAGACAGATGACAAAATGGGACTATTCCGATAGCTGGAATAGTCCCATTCGTCTGCCCACATCACGCGAACAAGAAATGTCGTGTGATTTTTTATAACTTGGCGACGATTTCCGCACATAATTCATGGGTCGCCAAGCTGTCTTCCGCTGTAACGGACGATGACGGTTCACCATTAACGCTCGCAATAAATGCATCGACCATCTCGACGAATCCGCGCCGCTTGAGTGTCGCTTCCCAGTTGTCAAGCGGACGACGGAGCGTGCCTGCTTTCGTTAATTGATCGACCGACGTCACGTCCGTCGCAATCCGTTTTTCATGTGGTCCCATGACTTCGACACGTTCTTCTGTCACACCATTATTCCGGTTCATGATTCCGATTGCCGTGATCCCGTTCGCTTCGAACTGGATCGTCACGTGATGCAGTAAGTCGTCGACCTTTTTCCCGCGGACACTCAAGTTTTC from the Exiguobacterium oxidotolerans JCM 12280 genome contains:
- a CDS encoding potassium-transporting ATPase subunit F, which gives rise to MTWFLLVTGCLVFLYLGYCLLYPEKF
- a CDS encoding glutathione peroxidase; translation: MLHEHSFTRVDGTTATLDDYKGQAWLIVNTASKCGLTPQFEGLEHLHQTYRDQGLVVLGFPCNQFAEQDPGTDEEIQEFCQINYGVTFPVFSKVEVNGEQAHPLFAELKAAAPNADGADDVEWNFTKFLVTRDGEVTRFSPKTNPTDLTAAIERLLVRV
- a CDS encoding glycerate kinase; this translates as MHHFIISDSFKGSLTSEEVALAVQNGILQGDREATIDWSPGADGGEGTLEMLFANDFVQAEAETIDLAGRPIRAQYARKNEQAIIEVARVCGLGQVRATDSPITLHTRGVGRLVLRAMDAGATEIFLALGGTGTTDGGLGFLYELGAVLLDGRSQPITWTDNPLLETEHIILPKLAVKLHVLADVTAAYAGKHGAAKVFGPQKGLTAREIDVLDVHLERIGNILGVNEVAGAGAAGGLGGAAAALGADIFSGALFLLNQIKFDQRLEAADYVWTGEGKVDAQTALGKLPAIVAERANEALVPCVILAGHVERRYALALICESIHDADECVTLDSELSRLRLARRAEQITRRLTT
- a CDS encoding zinc ribbon domain-containing protein encodes the protein MERCSLCGTLLKSQDTACSHCQHPVTEKKRLHMSSTSSSHVSKKRHPLLWTIAVMTVLVLSFGAWSWFGPTTATKIDNPSNVQPIALSEWTDEDSAYNQTYSKENPPTSYEVLKFVRQYTQTIPEHVTYSSTTDSLETFAAIQFTTLEAFQSEFDALQAIVAVSDHPITPLPHTIDFDQFYSKGTTFEVETTETYKIATVPENQFVTYDVHYTVRLHTDHLQITNITRKEVNA